In the Streptomyces sp. cg36 genome, one interval contains:
- a CDS encoding tyrosine-type recombinase/integrase, producing the protein MTETSDASRDLAGLVVPSAGSVVESDDPWQPCRLLDADGEVVVPVAEYLQDLQAIGRPATTQRSYALALLRWFRFLSAVGVPWGQATRVEARDFSRWLQMVAKPTRGGAAPQGRVNPVTGKSGPGRQYALRTRAHSETVLRGIYAFHLELGTGPLSNPFPLARGRDGERARAHHAPTAPMKFERSGLYRPKIARQTPRRIPDDRFDELFARLPSHRDRALVTLWLSTGARASELLGVRQGEVDAGQQLVTVVRKGSRVLQSLPASPDAVVWLRLYQAQMDGLVETEADSPLWWTLRRPFRPLSYPAAYRMFQRVNATTRAWPRPNGCPV; encoded by the coding sequence ATGACAGAGACGAGTGATGCCTCCCGTGATCTCGCGGGGCTGGTGGTGCCGTCGGCCGGATCCGTCGTGGAGTCGGATGATCCCTGGCAGCCGTGCCGGCTCCTGGATGCCGACGGCGAGGTTGTCGTCCCGGTGGCGGAGTATCTGCAGGACCTGCAGGCGATCGGGCGGCCAGCCACGACGCAGCGCTCGTACGCGTTGGCGTTGCTGCGTTGGTTCCGGTTCCTGTCGGCAGTCGGGGTGCCGTGGGGGCAGGCCACCCGCGTTGAGGCACGAGACTTCAGCAGGTGGCTGCAGATGGTCGCGAAGCCGACCAGGGGCGGGGCGGCTCCGCAGGGGCGTGTGAACCCGGTGACCGGCAAGAGCGGTCCTGGCCGTCAGTACGCGCTGCGGACGCGGGCGCACAGCGAGACGGTGCTGCGCGGCATCTACGCCTTTCACCTGGAGCTGGGCACGGGCCCGTTGAGCAACCCGTTCCCGCTGGCCAGGGGCCGGGACGGGGAACGAGCGCGGGCTCACCACGCGCCGACGGCGCCCATGAAGTTCGAACGCAGCGGCCTCTACCGGCCCAAGATCGCCCGACAGACACCACGACGGATCCCTGACGATCGGTTCGACGAGCTGTTCGCCCGGTTGCCCTCGCACCGGGATCGCGCGTTGGTGACGTTGTGGTTGTCCACGGGGGCCCGAGCATCTGAGCTGCTCGGAGTGCGGCAGGGTGAGGTTGACGCCGGGCAGCAATTGGTGACAGTGGTACGCAAGGGCAGCCGGGTCCTGCAGTCGCTTCCCGCGTCTCCGGACGCGGTGGTGTGGTTGCGCCTCTACCAGGCGCAGATGGACGGGCTCGTCGAGACGGAGGCGGACAGTCCGTTGTGGTGGACGTTGCGCCGGCCGTTCCGCCCACTGTCCTATCCGGCGGCCTATCGGATGTTCCAGCGCGTCAACGCCACTACGCGAGCGTGGCCGCGTCCTAATGGCTGTCCCGTATAA
- a CDS encoding reverse transcriptase domain-containing protein, with protein sequence MQSAETVLGVLRERGRRGLSCDELYRQMSNPQLYLLAYGRIYANHGAMTPGVTRETVDGMSQRKIERIIDAIRHERYRFRPVRRVNIPKKNGKTRPLGLPTWSDKLVGEVVRLLLEAYYEPSFSNHSHGFRPRKGCHTALREVGHTWTGTSWFVEGDIADCFGSLDHEVLLSTLGEKIHDNRFLRLVRNMLTAGYVEDWRWGATLSGAPQGGVASPILSNIYLHKLDEFVEKVLIPEYTRGERRARNLEYLMVANVLARARRRGDRAEARRLRQHMHSLPSSDPDDPEYRRLRYVRYADDHLLGFTGPKAEAEEIKQRLAEFLRDELKLELSQDKTLITHARTQAARFLGYEITTQQNSNKVTRGRRAVNGQIALRVPLDVIKAKCSPYLDRGKPAKQPALLNSDDHAIIATFGTVYRGIVQYYLLAGDVHRLHRLRWVMETSMLKTLAGKHRSTVSKMAAKYKTTFETPNGPRVAFEARIERKNRKPLVARFGGIPLQRQRTAEVVDREPVRVDYPQKELVARLLADTCEICGSRGNVQVHHVRALADLAHAGWQPSDWARVMLHRRRKTVVACDTCHDRIHSERAVKPLTQ encoded by the coding sequence ATGCAGAGCGCCGAAACGGTGCTGGGTGTCCTGCGTGAGCGCGGCAGGCGTGGTCTGTCGTGTGACGAACTGTATCGGCAGATGTCCAACCCGCAGTTATATCTGCTGGCTTACGGGCGCATCTACGCTAACCATGGCGCGATGACACCCGGAGTCACGAGGGAAACAGTGGACGGCATGTCCCAACGGAAGATCGAACGCATCATTGATGCGATACGCCACGAGCGTTACCGATTCCGTCCAGTACGCCGCGTGAACATCCCGAAGAAGAACGGGAAAACGCGGCCGCTGGGACTGCCGACGTGGTCGGACAAGCTCGTTGGTGAAGTGGTGCGCCTCCTACTGGAAGCGTATTACGAGCCGTCGTTCTCCAACCACTCTCACGGGTTCCGGCCCCGAAAGGGATGCCACACCGCCTTGCGCGAGGTGGGTCATACCTGGACCGGGACTTCCTGGTTCGTTGAGGGAGACATCGCCGACTGTTTCGGGAGCCTGGACCATGAGGTTCTGCTCTCGACCCTCGGCGAGAAGATTCACGACAACCGCTTCCTTCGGCTGGTGCGCAACATGCTGACGGCCGGATACGTAGAGGACTGGAGGTGGGGAGCCACGCTCTCCGGAGCGCCGCAAGGCGGAGTGGCTTCCCCGATCCTGTCCAACATCTACCTGCACAAGTTGGATGAGTTCGTCGAGAAGGTTCTTATTCCGGAATACACCCGAGGGGAACGCCGGGCTCGTAACCTGGAATACCTCATGGTGGCGAATGTGCTGGCACGGGCACGCCGGCGCGGCGACAGGGCGGAAGCCCGACGGCTGCGTCAGCACATGCACAGTCTGCCAAGCTCCGACCCGGATGATCCGGAGTACAGGCGACTGCGCTATGTCCGTTACGCCGATGACCACTTGCTCGGGTTCACCGGACCGAAGGCCGAAGCCGAAGAAATCAAGCAGCGTCTGGCCGAGTTCTTGCGTGACGAACTCAAGCTAGAACTCTCCCAGGATAAGACGCTGATCACCCATGCCAGAACCCAGGCGGCACGGTTCCTCGGCTACGAGATCACCACTCAGCAGAACAGCAACAAGGTCACCCGCGGCCGTCGAGCGGTCAACGGACAGATCGCGCTGCGAGTCCCGCTGGATGTGATCAAGGCCAAATGTTCCCCGTATCTTGATCGCGGAAAACCCGCGAAACAACCGGCCCTGTTGAACAGCGACGACCACGCCATCATCGCCACCTTCGGGACCGTCTATCGGGGAATCGTCCAGTACTACCTGTTGGCCGGGGACGTCCACCGGCTGCACCGCCTGCGATGGGTCATGGAGACCTCGATGCTCAAGACCCTGGCAGGAAAACACCGTTCAACAGTTTCAAAGATGGCGGCGAAGTACAAAACCACCTTCGAGACACCGAACGGGCCTCGCGTTGCTTTCGAAGCCCGAATTGAACGGAAGAACAGGAAACCACTGGTCGCACGGTTCGGTGGCATTCCACTCCAACGGCAGCGGACGGCAGAAGTCGTCGACCGCGAGCCGGTCCGGGTGGACTATCCGCAGAAGGAACTCGTCGCGAGACTCCTTGCGGATACCTGCGAGATCTGCGGAAGCAGGGGCAATGTTCAGGTTCACCATGTCCGTGCACTCGCCGACCTCGCGCATGCCGGATGGCAGCCATCTGACTGGGCGCGCGTCATGCTTCATCGACGCCGCAAAACGGTTGTGGCTTGCGATACTTGCCATGACCGAATCCATTCGGAGCGAGCTGTTAAACCACTCACGCAGTAG